One Bacteriovorax sp. PP10 DNA segment encodes these proteins:
- a CDS encoding alpha/beta fold hydrolase: protein MKKLSINGVSLNFIEKNIEQECAIIFLHGNSHSLRTFSKQMESPLLKNYRLVFVDLPGHGESSALETYSVKILSQILSEFLKTLEINKFIFAGHSLGGHVAINFLKTEIKPYGLFLFGTPPLKNPFDARAFTPNPNAFPMGKSESNYVEISTLMDEMNYVGPEKAIAIGDFLNTDPKFRLGILEDVTSFKNEDEVELIKSFNGAVMFLLATKDSLINNTYISQECFSNLSQVHFNEIEAGHSPHVEMDVDFNRKLAEFCNKAFNEKIEIEFKNDRQHERSQNEQRN from the coding sequence ATGAAAAAGCTTTCCATTAATGGTGTAAGTTTAAACTTTATTGAAAAAAATATTGAGCAGGAATGCGCCATTATTTTTCTTCATGGCAACTCTCACTCTCTAAGAACTTTTTCAAAACAAATGGAATCACCTCTTCTAAAAAACTACCGTCTTGTTTTTGTAGACCTACCTGGTCATGGCGAGAGTTCAGCGCTGGAAACATATTCTGTTAAGATTTTGTCACAAATCTTGTCGGAGTTTTTAAAAACTCTAGAAATTAACAAATTTATTTTTGCCGGCCATTCACTGGGTGGGCACGTTGCGATCAACTTTTTAAAAACAGAAATTAAGCCTTACGGATTATTTTTATTTGGAACACCTCCGCTTAAAAACCCCTTTGATGCTAGGGCCTTTACTCCTAATCCCAATGCTTTTCCTATGGGAAAAAGCGAATCCAATTATGTAGAAATCTCCACATTAATGGATGAAATGAATTATGTCGGGCCTGAGAAAGCCATCGCAATTGGGGATTTCTTGAACACCGACCCTAAATTCCGATTAGGTATTTTGGAGGACGTCACTTCCTTCAAGAATGAAGACGAGGTAGAATTAATTAAGAGTTTCAATGGCGCCGTAATGTTTTTACTAGCAACAAAAGACTCTCTGATTAATAATACTTATATTAGTCAGGAATGTTTTTCGAATTTAAGTCAGGTTCATTTTAATGAAATTGAAGCCGGACATTCACCTCACGTAGAAATGGATGTAGACTTTAATCGAAAACTGGCAGAATTTTGTAATAAGGCCTTTAACGAAAAAATAGAAATAGAATTTAAAAATGACCGCCAACATGAGAGAAGTCAAAATGAGCAAAGAAATTAA
- a CDS encoding helix-turn-helix transcriptional regulator codes for MSKEINSSIAVLFKSTRKFHRLQQTEFSAILGVTQGTISKIEAGSMSPELGLWFKFLRAFNIQDPYCFTYYGLELNESAFQNLKTEGAALASGFDFSKGNYIFSVRKIRPLFDFLVKNHSKTFEAFLKQNGIAKEIFYILNHPITTELADTFFSFLEDNKINAKSVALLDLNFDHALGRQMKQLASSESVADLFTIINNDEDSILEYEFTGTKGEYFVNLKKKNLPFMKSLEKSDLVMNYSFLYPFHVMKSTKSIKGTGPAIHEIKKDQRWQVTYAS; via the coding sequence ATGAGCAAAGAAATTAACAGTAGCATCGCTGTTTTATTTAAATCAACCCGTAAATTTCACCGTCTGCAGCAGACAGAATTTTCGGCCATTTTAGGTGTTACTCAAGGGACAATTTCAAAAATTGAAGCTGGATCAATGAGCCCTGAGCTTGGATTATGGTTTAAATTCCTTCGTGCTTTTAATATTCAGGATCCATACTGCTTCACATATTATGGACTAGAGCTTAACGAAAGCGCTTTCCAAAATCTTAAAACTGAAGGGGCCGCTCTGGCGTCAGGATTTGATTTCTCAAAAGGGAACTACATCTTCAGCGTAAGAAAAATTCGCCCTCTTTTTGATTTCCTGGTCAAAAACCATAGCAAGACATTTGAAGCATTCTTAAAACAAAATGGAATTGCTAAGGAAATTTTCTATATTTTAAATCATCCAATCACAACGGAGCTTGCTGATACGTTTTTCTCATTTTTGGAAGACAACAAGATCAACGCAAAATCAGTGGCGCTACTAGACCTGAACTTCGATCACGCTCTTGGGCGTCAGATGAAGCAATTGGCGTCTTCAGAGTCTGTAGCTGATCTTTTTACTATCATCAATAATGACGAAGACAGCATTCTGGAATACGAATTCACTGGAACAAAAGGTGAGTACTTCGTTAATTTAAAGAAAAAGAATCTTCCATTCATGAAGTCGCTTGAAAAATCAGACCTGGTTATGAACTACAGCTTCCTGTATCCATTCCATGTGATGAAATCGACAAAAAGTATCAAAGGAACAGGTCCTGCGATCCACGAAATTAAAAAAGACCAGAGATGGCAAGTCAC